Proteins from a genomic interval of Bradyrhizobium sp. CCGB01:
- a CDS encoding Fic family protein, translated as MTIYIHQLPGWPHFSWDSDALAKQLAAVRLKQGQLIGRMQTLGFPQQEEAVLTTLTEEVLKSSEIEGEKLDKEAVRSSLARRLGLDAGALPSADRNVEGIVEMMLDATQKFKAVLTAERLFGWQASLFPTGRSNLKKITVAAWRDASAGPMQVVSGDYGRERVHYEAPTAERLDGEMTAFLKWYNTEEKIDPIIKAAIAHLWFVTIHPFEDGNGRIARAIADMSLARSEGIPQRFYSMSAQIRTERKTYYDMLESTQKGNLNVTPWLEWFLGCLDRAFSGAETILAAVLEKADFWKRHATARINERQRGMLNRLLDGFEGKLTSSKWAKIEKCSPDTALRDIQDLVDQGILAKDEGGGRSTSYSLAS; from the coding sequence ATGACAATCTACATCCACCAATTGCCCGGTTGGCCCCATTTTTCATGGGATTCCGACGCCTTGGCGAAGCAGCTCGCAGCCGTCCGGCTCAAGCAGGGCCAACTCATCGGCCGAATGCAGACCCTTGGGTTCCCCCAGCAGGAAGAAGCCGTCCTGACCACCCTGACCGAAGAGGTCCTCAAGTCCAGCGAAATCGAGGGAGAGAAACTCGACAAGGAGGCCGTACGCTCATCGCTAGCGCGTCGCCTTGGCTTGGACGCGGGCGCCTTGCCGTCGGCAGATCGGAATGTCGAAGGCATCGTCGAGATGATGCTCGACGCCACCCAGAAATTCAAAGCCGTGCTCACTGCAGAGCGGCTCTTCGGCTGGCAAGCCTCACTCTTCCCAACGGGTCGCAGCAACCTGAAGAAGATCACTGTGGCGGCCTGGCGGGACGCGTCAGCCGGACCGATGCAGGTTGTCTCGGGCGATTATGGTCGCGAGCGCGTCCACTACGAAGCGCCGACCGCCGAAAGGCTCGATGGCGAAATGACCGCGTTTCTGAAGTGGTACAACACGGAAGAGAAGATCGACCCAATCATCAAGGCCGCGATCGCGCATCTGTGGTTCGTGACAATCCATCCCTTCGAGGACGGTAACGGGCGCATCGCGCGCGCCATCGCCGACATGTCCCTTGCCCGCTCTGAAGGAATTCCGCAGCGCTTCTACAGCATGTCCGCCCAGATACGCACCGAGCGGAAGACCTACTACGACATGCTGGAGAGCACCCAGAAGGGCAACCTCAATGTCACGCCATGGCTTGAGTGGTTCCTGGGCTGCCTCGACCGCGCCTTCAGCGGAGCTGAGACCATTCTCGCAGCGGTGCTTGAAAAAGCCGACTTCTGGAAACGACACGCCACGGCCCGGATCAATGAGCGACAGCGCGGTATGTTGAACCGATTACTGGACGGGTTCGAGGGCAAGCTGACATCGAGCAAATGGGCAAAGATCGAGAAGTGTTCGCCCGACACCGCCTTGCGCGACATCCAGGATCTCGTTGATCAGGGCATTCTCGCCAAGGACGAGGGCGGCGGCCGGAGTACAAGTTACTCCCTCGCCTCTTGA
- the rlxS gene encoding relaxase/mobilization nuclease RlxS (I built this because a sul1 chimera in AMR looks like the C-terminus.) — translation MHGIDDEFEPKLGRIANRRAKRATGYLRRVRQAAEKAGAGSHRASSFSGGRIGRGHAQGSVLAGRARVRGQRRVVIKARIVRIKAGDPGAIRAHLRYVQRDGVTRDGEPGELYDDANDQANGKAFTERSASDRHQFRFIVAPEDSAELSDLKPFIRDLMLQMENDLGTRLDWVAADHFNTGHPHTHIVLRGRDGEGNDLVIARDYIGHGFRSRAAELITRELGPETEIEAARKLRQEITAERLTRLDRSILRDAPGGVLEVGALSGREPGWQTARIGRMRTLERMGLAMEAEPGRWRIDSELEPKLRRMGERGDIIKTMHREMAAAGIARAAGDYAIFDPERGNLRLVGRVVGDGFADELSERRYVVIDGVDGRTHYAEIGAVGANEEPLVRNAIVELSSRAAEPRQIDRTIAKIAAAHNGHYSDRLHRQFDPQASTEYVAAHVRRLESMRQEGMVGRLGDGSWAVGEDHLDRALRYESRQRSRNPVRIAVLSWQRLEDLPQAVGATWLDRQLVAKTREAFAPSGMGVEVETAMRTRRQWLIEQGLAAEQDGQVRYARDLLRTLEARELRQTAAEIAARTGLEHVDVQVGDSLTGVYRRMLTLNSGRFALIERSHDFALVPWRPVLERARGQLVTGSLGGEGISWSIGIKRGIGR, via the coding sequence ATGCACGGCATCGACGACGAATTCGAACCAAAGCTTGGCCGGATCGCCAACCGCAGAGCCAAGCGAGCAACCGGCTATCTTCGGCGCGTCCGGCAGGCGGCCGAAAAGGCCGGCGCCGGTTCGCATCGCGCGTCAAGCTTTTCGGGCGGCCGGATCGGTCGCGGGCACGCGCAGGGTTCTGTGCTGGCCGGACGAGCGCGGGTTAGGGGCCAGCGTCGCGTCGTGATCAAGGCACGCATCGTGCGCATCAAGGCCGGCGATCCCGGCGCCATTCGGGCGCACTTGCGGTACGTGCAACGCGATGGCGTCACCCGAGACGGTGAGCCGGGCGAGCTCTATGATGACGCGAACGATCAAGCGAACGGCAAGGCTTTCACGGAACGAAGCGCCAGTGACCGCCACCAATTCCGCTTCATTGTCGCACCTGAGGATAGCGCGGAACTCTCCGACCTGAAGCCTTTCATCCGCGACCTGATGCTGCAGATGGAAAACGATCTCGGGACCAGGCTCGATTGGGTCGCCGCGGATCATTTCAACACCGGCCATCCCCATACCCACATCGTCTTGCGCGGCAGGGATGGCGAAGGAAATGACCTCGTCATCGCGCGCGACTATATCGGTCATGGCTTTCGGTCTCGGGCAGCGGAGCTCATCACGCGAGAGCTTGGCCCTGAAACGGAAATTGAGGCCGCGCGCAAGCTTCGGCAGGAGATCACGGCCGAGCGGCTGACGCGGCTCGACCGGAGCATCCTGCGTGATGCTCCGGGCGGAGTTCTTGAAGTGGGGGCGTTGTCTGGACGGGAGCCTGGCTGGCAGACGGCGCGGATCGGGCGGATGCGAACCTTGGAGCGGATGGGGTTGGCGATGGAGGCTGAGCCGGGGCGTTGGCGGATCGACTCCGAGCTCGAACCCAAGCTCAGACGCATGGGGGAACGCGGCGACATCATCAAGACCATGCATCGTGAGATGGCTGCGGCAGGGATTGCGCGGGCGGCCGGCGACTACGCGATCTTTGATCCGGAACGAGGCAATCTACGACTGGTCGGGCGGGTCGTTGGCGATGGGTTCGCGGACGAATTGTCGGAGCGCCGCTATGTCGTGATCGACGGGGTGGACGGACGGACGCACTACGCCGAGATTGGTGCCGTTGGCGCCAATGAAGAGCCGCTTGTCCGGAACGCGATTGTCGAGCTCAGCTCTCGAGCTGCCGAACCGCGCCAGATCGATCGAACCATCGCGAAGATCGCCGCTGCGCATAACGGCCATTACAGCGACCGCCTTCATCGCCAGTTCGATCCGCAAGCTTCGACCGAGTATGTTGCAGCTCATGTGCGGCGCCTGGAATCGATGCGGCAGGAAGGCATGGTGGGCCGGCTCGGTGATGGGAGCTGGGCAGTGGGCGAGGATCATCTTGATCGGGCGCTTCGGTATGAGAGCCGCCAGCGCTCTCGCAACCCCGTGCGGATCGCCGTGCTGTCGTGGCAGAGGCTCGAGGATCTCCCGCAGGCGGTGGGCGCAACGTGGCTCGATCGTCAGCTTGTCGCCAAGACGCGCGAGGCGTTCGCACCGAGCGGAATGGGCGTTGAGGTCGAGACGGCAATGCGGACGAGACGGCAATGGCTGATCGAGCAGGGGCTTGCGGCCGAGCAGGATGGTCAGGTGCGCTATGCGCGGGATCTGTTGCGGACGCTGGAGGCGCGCGAACTCAGACAGACAGCGGCGGAGATTGCCGCGCGGACGGGTCTTGAGCATGTCGATGTTCAAGTCGGCGACAGTCTCACAGGCGTCTACCGGCGCATGCTGACGCTGAACAGCGGCCGCTTCGCCCTGATCGAGCGGTCTCATGACTTCGCACTGGTACCTTGGCGGCCGGTGCTGGAGAGGGCGCGCGGGCAGCTGGTCACCGGCAGCCTGGGCGGAGAGGGCATATCCTGGTCGATCGGCATCAAGCGCGGTATCGGCCGCTAG